One Defluviitoga tunisiensis genomic window carries:
- a CDS encoding Gfo/Idh/MocA family protein: MTKKLTYGMVGGGKGSQIGTIHRKALNLHGKVELVAGSFSRNFKNTLITGRELKLDEKRLYNNYVEMAEKESKRNDKIDFVVIVTPNNSHYDIAKSFLENGINVMCEKPLTVTLNQALELQKLANKNNLLFAVSYAYTGYSMIRYARELVKSGKIGEVRFVNSQYISEWMAKVPFIGKVPRHEWRSDPDISGLSNCVADIGVHVENLISYVTNLKIHSLCARMDKFIEKDRLDDNASILVNYDNNSKGIYWTSQITIGHENNLNFGIYGTKGSIEWSQERANYLRLSTIDEPFKIISRGNDKVSDHIKDEYVAPGGHQEGYVEAFARIYDKFVDAIYKRKQGEILTPSDIDFPTVEDGVQGMRFVEKCLESSNQGGVWVNF; the protein is encoded by the coding sequence ATGACTAAAAAGCTTACTTACGGTATGGTTGGGGGAGGTAAGGGATCCCAAATTGGCACTATTCATAGAAAAGCTTTAAATCTCCATGGCAAGGTAGAACTAGTTGCTGGATCTTTTTCAAGAAATTTTAAAAATACCTTGATTACTGGTAGAGAACTAAAGTTAGATGAAAAAAGGCTGTACAATAATTACGTAGAAATGGCAGAAAAAGAGAGTAAACGAAATGATAAAATTGATTTTGTTGTGATAGTAACGCCTAATAATTCCCATTACGATATAGCAAAAAGCTTTCTAGAAAATGGGATAAATGTTATGTGTGAAAAACCTTTAACAGTAACATTGAACCAAGCCTTAGAATTGCAAAAATTAGCAAACAAAAATAACTTACTTTTTGCGGTTTCTTACGCATATACTGGTTACTCAATGATTAGATATGCAAGAGAATTAGTTAAAAGCGGTAAAATAGGTGAGGTAAGATTTGTCAATTCTCAATATATAAGCGAATGGATGGCAAAAGTTCCCTTTATAGGAAAAGTTCCTCGTCATGAATGGAGATCTGATCCTGATATTTCTGGTTTATCAAATTGCGTTGCTGACATAGGAGTTCATGTAGAAAATTTGATTTCTTATGTAACTAATCTTAAAATCCATTCTTTATGCGCCCGAATGGATAAATTTATAGAAAAAGATAGACTAGACGATAATGCCTCTATTCTTGTAAACTACGACAATAATTCAAAAGGCATATATTGGACTTCACAAATCACTATTGGTCATGAAAATAACCTAAATTTTGGTATATACGGTACAAAAGGTTCTATAGAATGGTCTCAAGAGCGTGCAAATTATTTAAGGTTATCAACAATTGATGAGCCCTTTAAAATAATATCTAGAGGAAATGATAAAGTAAGTGATCATATAAAAGATGAATATGTAGCCCCCGGGGGACATCAAGAAGGATATGTTGAGGCATTTGCTAGAATTTATGATAAATTTGTTGACGCTATATATAAAAGAAAACAAGGTGAAATTCTTACGCCTTCAGACATCGATTTTCCTACGGTAGAAGATGGTGTTCAAGGGATGCGTTTCGTAGAAAAATGTTTGGAAAGTTCAAACCAAGGTGGTGTGTGGGTTAATTTTTAA
- a CDS encoding NADH-quinone oxidoreductase subunit NuoE family protein has translation MEKLYETKLEAFRKYLDTVNVNDYPDEQRKSLLIQILHKAQEDIGYIPMEVQKLIAKKLKIHVSKVYGVVTFYNFFSTKPRGKYPIDICLGTACYVAGANSIYEEFKKILNIEPEEITEDGLFSIHPVRCLGACGLAPVVKIGEKTYGRLKVSDVRKILREYTNKEK, from the coding sequence ATGGAAAAACTCTATGAAACTAAATTAGAAGCATTTCGTAAGTATCTTGATACTGTTAATGTAAATGATTACCCCGACGAACAAAGAAAAAGTTTGCTTATTCAGATTCTTCATAAAGCGCAAGAAGATATAGGTTACATTCCTATGGAAGTTCAAAAACTTATCGCTAAGAAATTAAAAATTCATGTTTCTAAAGTCTATGGAGTTGTAACATTTTATAATTTCTTTTCCACAAAACCTCGTGGAAAATATCCAATCGATATATGCCTAGGAACAGCTTGTTATGTTGCTGGTGCAAACTCAATTTATGAAGAATTTAAAAAGATATTAAATATTGAACCCGAAGAAATCACAGAAGATGGTTTATTTTCGATTCATCCTGTTAGATGTTTAGGGGCATGTGGATTAGCTCCGGTTGTTAAAATTGGTGAAAAGACCTATGGAAGACTAAAAGTATCTGATGTCAGGAAAATACTAAGAGAATATACAAATAAAGAAAAATAA
- a CDS encoding alpha-mannosidase has product MLEKLQSITKNKLANGLWSIKKNEEVSLYQVQEMYYFEDHERKFKPDFDDSIKWGKITSGQRWGGYDKIFWFKAEITLPEHLQEGRIFLVPSLAKTSNLDVVPNYPESLLFIDGIALQGIDKYHKGIFLAQKWIEKRSFSIYIRSWTGLRGELDYTFFGLEFFDVNPVAQKYYFLAKNVLDTIEELDKNDIANSRLLNILNDSYKKINFAYPRSQEYYDSIDEALTCLQEGLGKLNFLKREIPRVIVTGHSHIDMAWLWRVLHTREKAQRTFATVLNLMEEYPEYTFIHSSPCLYKYFKKDYPELYEKVKEKIKEGKWEATGGMWVESDSNISPAEFLIRQILFGKRFLREEFGVDSKVVWLPDAFGYTYSLPQIIKKSGMKYFATTKISWNEINRFPFDTFWWKGIDGTEILAHFITTPDENNYFYTYNGMLEPFTVQGIWDNYKQKDINEELLLVFGWGDGGGGPTFEMLENYEAMKQIPVLNDIEMGSVEKYFERLEKRIQNENVPVWDDELYFELHRGTYTSQAFIKRDNRKSEVLYHNAEFINSVAKSLFDDYEYPKDSLNEGWELLLLNQFHDILPGSSIREVYEDARKDFEKIKGIANNEIQKAISLISNHIKTQEDSVVLFNTTNFEREELIELENGKKAIIKGIPPLGYKTVSLSEIEESNSENEKIKVSRDIIENKFYIIEFNERGQIKRLYDKENQREVLEEGKCGNVLQAFEDRPYFFDAWDISPYFNEKMKEVTDLVEVEVEESDNYRGILKFTWKFYESKIEQRVIVYNHSRRIDFDTKIDWKEKQILLKAAFPVNIRSTKATYNIQFGNIERSTTNNTSYDIAKFEVPAQKWADLSEGNYGVSILNDCKYGYDIKDNIMRITLLRSPVDPDETADRTEHRFVYSLLPHYKTWREAQVIEEAYKLNYPVIVEKTDMNKKGKLPNSFSFFKISDSDIIVETIKKAEDDNSIIIRVYESKGNRKQGVSLTFYKNIKNAWETNLIEEEGKQISFEDNKIVFNINPYEIKTFKVDL; this is encoded by the coding sequence ATGTTGGAAAAATTACAAAGCATCACAAAAAATAAATTAGCAAATGGATTATGGTCAATAAAAAAGAATGAGGAAGTATCTTTATATCAAGTTCAAGAGATGTATTATTTTGAAGATCATGAAAGAAAATTTAAACCAGACTTTGATGACTCAATTAAATGGGGAAAAATTACAAGTGGGCAAAGATGGGGAGGATACGATAAGATTTTTTGGTTTAAAGCTGAAATAACCCTTCCCGAACATTTACAAGAAGGAAGGATTTTTTTAGTCCCCTCTCTTGCAAAAACTAGTAATTTAGATGTAGTTCCAAATTATCCAGAATCACTACTTTTCATTGATGGAATTGCACTTCAAGGTATCGATAAATATCACAAAGGTATATTTTTAGCTCAAAAATGGATAGAAAAGAGATCTTTCTCTATATATATTAGGTCTTGGACAGGATTAAGAGGGGAACTTGATTATACGTTTTTTGGCTTGGAATTTTTTGATGTAAATCCTGTTGCACAAAAATATTATTTCTTGGCGAAAAACGTCTTAGATACAATTGAAGAATTAGATAAAAATGATATTGCCAATTCAAGGTTGTTAAATATTTTGAACGATTCATATAAAAAAATAAATTTTGCTTATCCTCGATCTCAAGAATACTATGATTCTATAGATGAAGCGCTTACTTGCCTTCAAGAAGGGCTCGGGAAATTAAATTTTCTAAAAAGGGAAATCCCTAGGGTTATTGTAACTGGTCATTCTCATATAGATATGGCATGGTTATGGAGGGTTCTTCATACTAGAGAAAAAGCACAAAGAACATTTGCAACTGTTTTAAATTTAATGGAAGAATATCCCGAATATACATTTATTCATTCTTCTCCATGCCTATATAAATATTTTAAAAAAGATTATCCGGAATTATACGAAAAGGTTAAAGAAAAAATAAAAGAAGGAAAATGGGAAGCAACAGGTGGCATGTGGGTCGAATCTGATTCAAATATTTCACCTGCTGAATTTCTTATAAGGCAAATTTTATTTGGGAAGAGATTTTTAAGAGAAGAATTCGGAGTAGACTCAAAAGTTGTTTGGCTACCAGATGCATTTGGATACACATATTCTTTGCCTCAAATAATTAAAAAATCAGGGATGAAATATTTTGCTACTACCAAAATAAGTTGGAACGAAATAAACAGGTTTCCATTCGACACTTTTTGGTGGAAAGGAATAGATGGAACGGAAATATTAGCTCATTTTATAACTACACCAGATGAAAATAATTATTTTTATACATACAATGGTATGCTAGAACCGTTTACTGTACAAGGCATATGGGACAACTACAAGCAAAAAGATATAAACGAAGAGCTGCTTTTAGTTTTTGGCTGGGGAGACGGTGGAGGAGGTCCAACGTTTGAAATGTTAGAAAACTATGAAGCCATGAAGCAAATTCCCGTGTTAAACGATATTGAAATGGGAAGTGTGGAAAAATACTTTGAACGATTAGAAAAACGAATACAAAATGAAAATGTTCCTGTTTGGGACGACGAACTTTACTTTGAACTTCATAGAGGTACCTATACTTCTCAAGCTTTTATAAAAAGAGATAATAGAAAGTCAGAGGTTTTATATCACAACGCAGAATTCATAAATTCAGTTGCTAAGTCTTTGTTTGATGATTATGAATATCCTAAAGATTCATTAAATGAGGGATGGGAATTACTTCTTTTAAATCAATTTCACGATATTTTGCCAGGTTCTTCTATCAGAGAAGTATACGAGGACGCTCGAAAAGATTTTGAAAAAATAAAAGGAATTGCCAATAATGAAATACAGAAAGCAATCTCTTTGATTTCAAATCATATAAAAACCCAAGAGGATAGTGTTGTACTTTTTAATACTACAAATTTTGAAAGAGAAGAGCTTATTGAATTAGAAAATGGGAAAAAAGCTATAATAAAAGGTATACCTCCCCTAGGCTATAAAACTGTAAGTTTGTCTGAAATAGAAGAATCAAATTCAGAGAATGAAAAAATAAAGGTTAGCAGGGATATTATAGAAAACAAATTCTATATAATAGAATTTAATGAAAGAGGACAAATCAAGAGATTATATGATAAAGAAAATCAAAGAGAAGTATTAGAAGAAGGAAAATGTGGTAATGTATTACAAGCTTTTGAGGATAGACCATACTTTTTTGATGCTTGGGATATCTCGCCATATTTTAATGAAAAGATGAAGGAAGTTACAGATTTAGTGGAAGTAGAAGTAGAAGAAAGTGACAATTATAGAGGTATATTAAAATTTACCTGGAAATTTTATGAGTCAAAAATCGAACAAAGAGTTATAGTTTACAATCATTCAAGAAGGATAGATTTTGATACAAAAATTGATTGGAAAGAAAAGCAAATTCTTTTAAAGGCGGCATTTCCTGTTAATATTAGAAGTACAAAAGCAACTTATAATATCCAATTTGGTAATATAGAACGATCAACAACAAATAATACTAGTTATGATATTGCGAAATTTGAGGTTCCTGCACAAAAATGGGCAGATTTATCAGAAGGTAACTATGGTGTTTCTATCCTAAACGACTGTAAGTATGGTTATGATATAAAAGATAATATTATGAGAATAACTCTTTTAAGATCTCCGGTAGATCCTGATGAAACGGCTGATAGAACAGAACATAGATTTGTATATAGTCTTTTGCCTCATTATAAAACGTGGAGAGAAGCTCAGGTAATTGAAGAAGCATATAAACTTAATTATCCAGTTATTGTAGAAAAAACTGATATGAATAAAAAAGGAAAATTGCCCAACAGTTTTTCTTTCTTTAAAATTAGTGATTCTGATATAATAGTTGAGACTATTAAAAAGGCCGAAGATGATAATTCTATAATTATTAGAGTTTACGAAAGTAAAGGTAATAGAAAACAAGGTGTATCATTAACCTTCTATAAAAATATAAAAAATGCGTGGGAAACAAACTTAATTGAAGAAGAAGGAAAACAAATATCTTTTGAAGATAACAAGATAGTATTTAATATAAACCCATATGAAATAAAAACGTTTAAAGTAGATCTATAA
- a CDS encoding NADH-dependent [FeFe] hydrogenase, group A6: MPKIYINGDEFEASENDTVLTAVQKFGGYIPTLCYLNLKDINIENKPSSCRVCMVEIEGRKSLAPACTTPVSEGLRINTLSRQAVEARRTAIQLLLSDHPQDCLQCPKNGECDLQRIASELNIVKNPFTGKTTNYKQDISKAIIRDPNKCIMCRRCETMCNDFQTVGVLSAVNRGFNAVIKPTFDLPLEETACTFCGQCVAVCPTGALEEDSYIDYVWKDLVNEKKHVVVQTAPAVRVALAEEFGFEPGTISTGKLVGALKLLGFDKVFDTNFGADLTIIEEATEFKERLENDGFLPMLTSCCPGWIKFLEHQFPDLIEMPSSAKSPQQMFGAIVKSFYAQKANLDPKDITVVSIMPCLAKKYEASRKEINSSPDYKDVDYVLTTRELAKMIKEAGINFTTVPERAYDNPLGESTGAAAIFGRTGGVAEAALRTTYEWLTGKELKTVEFQALHGYESLRVAEVEINGQIIKIGVAYGLGNARKLLEAIRNKKIDLHLIEIMACPGGCVGGGGQPYHHGNFEVIKKRIDALNVIDRTKVIRKSHENPYILRLYNEYLEKPGSDKAHKLLHTHYLEREWL; the protein is encoded by the coding sequence ATGCCCAAGATTTATATAAATGGAGATGAGTTTGAAGCTTCTGAAAACGATACTGTTTTGACTGCAGTTCAAAAGTTTGGTGGTTACATACCAACTTTATGCTATCTGAATTTAAAAGATATTAACATAGAAAACAAGCCTTCATCGTGTAGGGTTTGTATGGTTGAAATAGAGGGTAGAAAATCGTTAGCCCCTGCTTGTACTACACCTGTTTCAGAAGGATTAAGAATTAACACACTTTCAAGGCAAGCTGTTGAAGCAAGAAGAACCGCTATTCAATTACTTCTATCAGATCATCCACAAGATTGTTTACAATGTCCCAAAAATGGTGAGTGTGATCTTCAAAGAATTGCATCTGAACTAAATATAGTGAAAAATCCATTCACAGGAAAAACTACAAACTATAAGCAAGATATTTCAAAGGCAATTATAAGGGATCCTAATAAATGTATTATGTGTCGGAGATGCGAAACAATGTGCAATGATTTTCAAACTGTAGGCGTATTATCTGCTGTTAACAGAGGTTTCAATGCGGTTATTAAACCTACTTTTGATTTACCTTTAGAAGAGACTGCTTGTACTTTCTGTGGTCAATGTGTTGCTGTTTGCCCAACAGGTGCATTAGAAGAGGATTCATATATAGATTATGTATGGAAAGATTTAGTAAACGAAAAAAAGCATGTTGTAGTTCAAACAGCACCTGCTGTTAGAGTAGCTTTGGCAGAAGAGTTTGGATTTGAACCAGGCACTATTTCTACAGGAAAGTTAGTTGGGGCGTTAAAATTGTTGGGATTTGATAAAGTTTTTGATACAAATTTTGGAGCTGACCTTACTATAATCGAAGAAGCTACAGAATTCAAAGAAAGACTTGAAAATGATGGCTTTTTGCCTATGCTGACTTCATGTTGTCCTGGTTGGATAAAGTTTTTAGAACATCAATTCCCAGATTTAATAGAAATGCCTTCTTCTGCAAAGTCCCCTCAACAAATGTTTGGCGCTATTGTAAAAAGTTTTTACGCCCAAAAAGCTAATCTTGATCCAAAAGATATTACAGTAGTTTCTATTATGCCTTGTTTAGCCAAAAAATACGAAGCTTCTCGAAAAGAAATAAACTCTAGCCCAGATTATAAAGATGTTGACTATGTTTTAACAACCAGAGAATTAGCAAAAATGATAAAAGAAGCAGGAATTAACTTTACAACTGTGCCAGAAAGGGCTTATGACAATCCTCTTGGAGAATCTACAGGTGCAGCTGCAATCTTCGGTAGAACAGGAGGTGTTGCAGAAGCAGCTTTAAGAACTACATATGAATGGTTAACTGGAAAAGAATTAAAAACAGTCGAATTTCAGGCACTACACGGCTATGAATCTTTAAGAGTTGCAGAAGTAGAAATTAACGGCCAAATCATAAAAATTGGTGTAGCCTATGGTTTAGGAAACGCTCGAAAATTGTTAGAAGCGATAAGAAACAAAAAAATAGATCTACATTTGATTGAAATTATGGCCTGTCCAGGTGGTTGCGTTGGTGGAGGAGGTCAACCTTATCATCATGGAAATTTTGAGGTCATTAAAAAAAGAATAGATGCCCTGAATGTAATCGATAGAACAAAAGTAATTAGAAAATCGCACGAAAATCCATACATATTAAGACTATACAATGAGTACTTAGAAAAACCTGGTAGTGACAAGGCTCACAAGTTATTACATACTCATTACTTAGAAAGAGAATGGCTTTAA
- a CDS encoding beta-N-acetylhexosaminidase: MIPVPKKLTLLEGIFEIPDKGKIYTSVDTFKLAELVKSIFSEKKLELTTYNDGTSIIELMIDGNVVNSSQGYKMRIIKSKIIIIGATHQGLFYGIQTLKQLFREHGYQIPSMIIEDEPAFKNRGFMLDISRDRVPTISTLKSLIDILAELKYNQFQLYTEHTFAYTNHEIVWKDYSPLTSQDILELDNYCKERYIELVPNQNSFGHMEKWLSHEEYKYLAEAPNGFIKPWGEKSGPFSLSPAVPESIKFVNSLFDELLPNFTSTKVNVGGDETFDLGLGRSKELCENLGKGRVYLNFLLDIYKIIKKHDRTMMFWGDIIKNYPEHVEELPDDVISLIWGYEANHPFEKECSLFAEKGLTFYVCPGTSSWNSFVGRSDNALENIENAVLNGKNLGASGVLLTDWGDNGHPQHLPCSVIGLGYSSTLGWNPSNKPFINEFLKDINIHVFHVKDDISQILYNLGNLYKNIGVEIHNSTPYFLALLFPERIISSNEMNNVNVEGVKKSIDLAEEIIQELFKIRNNSDKKLLIDQIINNTEMAILGMKVILLIKKYMNIVSIPENEWIIFKKELNSVINDYQKLWLSVNRPGGLEDSLKKLSKILQLRN; this comes from the coding sequence ATGATACCAGTTCCTAAGAAGCTTACTTTACTTGAAGGGATTTTTGAAATACCTGATAAAGGAAAGATTTATACTTCAGTAGATACCTTTAAGTTAGCAGAATTAGTAAAAAGCATTTTTTCTGAAAAAAAACTAGAACTTACAACCTATAATGACGGCACATCAATTATTGAACTTATGATTGACGGAAACGTAGTGAACAGTTCACAAGGATATAAAATGAGAATTATAAAATCAAAAATTATAATTATTGGGGCGACACATCAAGGACTATTTTATGGAATCCAGACATTAAAACAACTATTTAGAGAGCATGGTTATCAAATTCCTTCAATGATAATTGAAGACGAACCTGCTTTTAAAAATCGTGGTTTTATGCTAGATATAAGTAGAGATAGAGTACCTACGATAAGTACTCTTAAAAGTTTGATTGATATATTAGCTGAGCTAAAATACAATCAATTTCAGTTATACACAGAGCATACCTTTGCATATACTAATCATGAAATTGTATGGAAGGACTATTCTCCATTAACTTCTCAAGATATTCTTGAACTTGACAATTATTGTAAAGAAAGATACATAGAATTAGTTCCAAACCAAAATTCTTTTGGACATATGGAAAAATGGCTAAGTCATGAAGAATATAAATATTTAGCAGAAGCTCCTAATGGTTTTATTAAACCATGGGGAGAAAAGTCAGGACCCTTTTCTCTATCTCCTGCTGTTCCTGAATCCATCAAATTTGTCAATAGTTTATTTGATGAGCTTTTACCTAACTTTACAAGCACAAAAGTAAATGTTGGTGGTGACGAAACATTTGATTTAGGGTTAGGTCGCTCTAAAGAACTTTGTGAAAATCTTGGAAAAGGGAGAGTTTACTTAAACTTTTTGCTAGATATATATAAAATAATTAAAAAACATGATAGAACAATGATGTTTTGGGGAGACATAATAAAAAATTATCCTGAACATGTAGAAGAGCTGCCTGATGATGTTATTTCATTAATATGGGGATATGAAGCCAATCATCCTTTTGAAAAAGAATGCTCTCTCTTTGCAGAAAAAGGTTTGACATTTTACGTTTGTCCTGGAACTTCTTCTTGGAATTCTTTTGTTGGAAGAAGTGATAATGCTCTAGAAAATATAGAAAACGCTGTTTTAAATGGGAAAAATTTAGGTGCAAGTGGAGTACTTCTCACTGATTGGGGTGATAATGGTCATCCACAACATTTACCTTGTTCAGTTATTGGTTTAGGATACTCCTCAACACTTGGATGGAATCCCTCAAATAAGCCTTTTATTAACGAGTTTTTGAAAGATATAAATATCCATGTTTTTCATGTTAAAGATGACATTTCCCAAATATTATACAATTTAGGTAATCTTTACAAAAATATTGGAGTTGAAATTCATAATTCAACCCCTTATTTTTTAGCGTTATTATTTCCTGAAAGAATTATAAGTTCAAACGAGATGAACAATGTGAATGTTGAAGGAGTTAAAAAATCAATTGATTTAGCAGAAGAGATTATACAAGAATTATTTAAAATAAGAAATAATTCCGACAAAAAATTGCTAATAGATCAAATAATAAATAATACTGAAATGGCTATTCTTGGAATGAAAGTGATTCTACTTATTAAAAAATATATGAATATTGTATCAATTCCAGAAAATGAATGGATAATTTTTAAAAAGGAATTAAATAGTGTAATTAATGATTATCAAAAATTGTGGCTATCTGTAAATAGACCTGGAGGACTAGAAGATAGCCTGAAGAAACTATCTAAAATTTTACAGTTGAGAAATTAA
- a CDS encoding endonuclease/exonuclease/phosphatase family protein, whose amino-acid sequence MKNSKLRVCSFNIRYDNILDFGVRSWKCRRNIVVGLLKYHNMDLIGFQEVLKNQLEYLSDYLDEYDYVGVGREDGIDKGEFVPIFYKKDKFILEKWGTFWLSDTPEVKGSIGWDAACVRITTWAKFTLKDVNNSLLFFNTHFDHFGHKAMLNSAYLLLEKVKNIAKDVPVIIVGDFNNTEDSLVYKILTEKAEKDLRITDSKYVSLNGHYGCSFSFHDFNAAKIIYKLSNSKRNKDKKMKYLIDYIFIKNNIKVINHGILPDNCDGIFPSDHMPVICDLEILSNSPD is encoded by the coding sequence ATGAAAAATTCAAAATTACGGGTATGCAGTTTTAACATACGTTATGACAATATATTAGATTTTGGAGTAAGATCATGGAAATGCAGACGAAACATAGTAGTTGGACTGTTAAAGTATCATAATATGGATTTGATAGGATTTCAAGAAGTATTAAAAAATCAATTGGAATATTTAAGTGATTATTTAGATGAGTATGATTATGTTGGAGTCGGAAGAGAAGATGGCATAGATAAAGGAGAATTCGTTCCTATATTTTACAAGAAAGATAAATTCATACTAGAGAAATGGGGAACGTTTTGGTTATCTGATACACCTGAAGTTAAGGGTAGTATAGGTTGGGATGCAGCATGTGTAAGGATTACAACATGGGCTAAATTTACATTGAAAGATGTGAACAATTCTCTTCTTTTCTTCAATACTCATTTTGACCATTTTGGGCATAAAGCGATGTTAAACAGCGCCTATTTATTACTCGAAAAAGTTAAAAATATTGCTAAGGATGTTCCTGTAATTATAGTTGGGGATTTTAACAACACAGAAGATAGTTTGGTATATAAAATTTTAACCGAAAAAGCAGAAAAAGATTTGAGAATTACTGATTCAAAATATGTAAGTCTTAATGGCCATTATGGATGTAGCTTTAGTTTTCATGATTTTAATGCTGCAAAAATTATTTATAAGCTGTCAAATTCAAAGAGAAACAAAGACAAAAAGATGAAATATCTTATAGATTATATTTTCATAAAAAACAATATTAAGGTTATAAATCATGGTATTTTGCCTGATAATTGTGACGGCATTTTTCCGTCTGATCATATGCCAGTTATATGTGATTTAGAGATTCTTTCAAATTCCCCTGATTAA
- a CDS encoding Gfo/Idh/MocA family protein, with protein sequence MDGQLTYGMVGGALDSMIGESHRNAILLDGRAKIVSGCFSRNFKKTLLTGQKWKIKRDRLYRDYQQMVIEESRRKPKIDFVVIATPNISHYEIAKAFLEKGINVACEKPLTTTLQEAEHLKKIANQLDLLVCVTYSYTAFPVIPIARKIIRSGEIGSIRMVNAQYLQGWLAKPLENENKQSNWRLDPSQSGLSNTTADIGSHVENMISYLIEKDIQSLCAKLDTFVKPRKLEDNSIVMVNFKDGARGIYCMSQIAMGEKNNFNFSIYGSKGSLKWSYEHANTLNIIFEDSYKLIKKEDKILDGTNEGFKNLYSLFITDLINKKNGKKITNSNAHFQSINSGVRGMKFIEKCLESNKKGTWVKFN encoded by the coding sequence ATGGATGGTCAATTAACCTATGGGATGGTAGGTGGAGCATTAGATTCAATGATTGGAGAATCTCATAGAAATGCTATTTTATTGGATGGAAGGGCTAAAATTGTTAGTGGTTGTTTCTCAAGAAATTTTAAAAAAACACTTCTAACTGGTCAAAAATGGAAAATAAAAAGAGACAGACTATACAGAGATTACCAGCAAATGGTAATTGAAGAAAGTAGAAGAAAACCAAAAATAGATTTTGTGGTTATTGCAACACCCAATATTTCTCATTATGAAATAGCTAAAGCTTTTCTAGAAAAAGGAATAAATGTTGCATGTGAAAAGCCATTAACCACAACTTTACAAGAAGCTGAACACTTGAAAAAGATAGCGAACCAACTTGATTTATTGGTTTGTGTTACTTATTCTTATACAGCTTTTCCTGTAATTCCAATAGCAAGAAAAATAATTCGATCTGGAGAAATAGGTTCAATAAGAATGGTAAATGCTCAATATCTTCAGGGATGGCTGGCTAAACCCCTAGAAAATGAAAATAAACAATCTAACTGGCGTTTAGATCCTTCTCAAAGTGGTTTGTCAAACACAACTGCTGATATTGGAAGTCACGTGGAAAATATGATTTCTTACTTAATAGAAAAGGATATTCAATCTTTATGTGCAAAATTAGATACATTTGTTAAACCCAGAAAACTAGAAGACAACTCAATTGTAATGGTTAATTTTAAAGATGGTGCAAGAGGAATTTACTGCATGTCACAGATCGCAATGGGAGAAAAAAATAACTTTAATTTTTCAATTTATGGTTCTAAAGGAAGTTTAAAATGGAGCTATGAACATGCTAATACATTAAATATAATATTTGAAGATTCTTATAAACTAATAAAAAAGGAAGATAAAATTTTAGATGGGACTAATGAAGGTTTTAAAAATCTATATTCACTTTTCATTACTGACTTAATAAATAAAAAAAATGGCAAAAAAATCACTAATTCTAATGCTCATTTTCAAAGTATTAATTCTGGTGTAAGAGGTATGAAATTTATAGAAAAATGTCTAGAAAGTAATAAAAAAGGTACATGGGTAAAATTTAATTAG